The Dokdonella koreensis DS-123 genome has a segment encoding these proteins:
- a CDS encoding tyrosine-type recombinase/integrase, giving the protein MRLQLGRRTRDLALFNLAIDSKLRACDLVKLRVADVAHAGAIGSRAVVLQQKTGRPVQFEITQLTRESLTAWIAAAGPRASDFLFPTRLHASPHLSTRQYARIVHGWIDAIGLEGGSYGTHTMRRTKASLIYRRTRNLRALQLLLGHTKLESTVRYLGIEVDDALEIAEQTEG; this is encoded by the coding sequence GTGCGACTACAGCTTGGCAGGAGGACTCGCGACCTCGCGCTTTTCAATCTGGCGATCGACTCCAAGCTCAGGGCATGTGATCTCGTGAAGCTTCGGGTCGCCGACGTCGCACATGCAGGGGCCATTGGTTCGCGAGCTGTCGTGCTCCAGCAGAAGACCGGTCGGCCGGTGCAGTTCGAGATCACGCAGCTGACGCGGGAATCGCTGACGGCGTGGATAGCCGCCGCCGGCCCCCGCGCCAGCGACTTCCTGTTCCCGACGAGGCTGCACGCATCGCCACATCTCTCGACCCGACAGTACGCCCGAATCGTTCATGGCTGGATTGACGCCATTGGGCTCGAAGGGGGATCGTACGGAACGCACACGATGCGGCGGACCAAGGCGTCGCTCATCTACCGGCGGACGAGGAATCTTCGTGCGTTGCAGCTCCTCTTGGGCCACACCAAGCTCGAAAGCACCGTTCGATACCTCGGCATCGAGGTTGACGACGCGCTGGAGATCGCCGAGCAGACCGAAGGGTAG